A single Lactuca sativa cultivar Salinas chromosome 8, Lsat_Salinas_v11, whole genome shotgun sequence DNA region contains:
- the LOC111920125 gene encoding probable glutathione S-transferase codes for MADEVKLYGAMGSPFVCRVKIALNMKGIKYENLEEDIFNKSADLLKYNPIHKKVPVLLHNGNPISESLVIIEYIDDVWKGIPILPQDSYERSIARFWAKFLDDKCIPALRVVGTNGDEKVVTEACEQLQILENELKVKGTKFFGGDNIGLVDIAAVFIAYWLGIREEAAGIKFFTEDKFPKLTKWADDFVNSQLVNNALPPRERMLAFYNKMFGNVN; via the exons ATGGCTGATGAAGTGAAGTTGTATGGCGCCATGGGAAGTCCATTCGTTTGTAGAGTGAAAATTGCTTTGAATATGAAGGGAATCAAGTATGAAAACCTGGAAGAGGATATCTTCAACAAGAGTGCCGACCTTTTGAAATATAATCCTATTCATAAGAAAGTACCGGTGCTGCTGCACAATGGAAATCCGATCTCGGAGTCTCTTGTGATCATTGAATACATCGATGATGTCTGGAAAGGGATTCCGATTTTGCCTCAGGATTCTTATGAGAGATCTATCGCTAGATTCTGGGCGAAATTTCTTGATGATAAG tgcatccctgcactcagGGTTGTTGGCACCAATGGAGATGAGAAAGTTGTCACAGAAGCTTGTGAGCAACTTCAAATACTAGAAAATGAGCTCaaagtcaaaggtacaaagtttTTTGGAGGTGACAACATTGGTCTGGTGGATATTGCTGCTGTTTTCATAGCTTACTGGCTTGGAATAAGGGAAGAAGCAGCTGGAATAAAGTTCTTCACGGAAGACAAGTTTCCAAAACTAACCAAATGGGCTGATGATTTCGTTAACTCTCAACTTGTCAACAATGCCTTACCTCCACGTGAACGCATGCTTGCATTTTACAATAAAATGTTTGGTAACGTTAATTAA